The genomic interval AGCGGGAACAGCGTGTTGTTGATCAGCGTCGATTTGCCCGAGCCGGACACGCCGGTCACGCACGTCAGCAGGCCGATCGGGATCTCCAGGTCGACGTTGCGCAGGTTGTTGCCGCGGGCGCCCTTGAGCGACAGCACCTGCTTCTTGTTGCGCGGCGTGCGCTTGGCGGGAACTTCGATCTTGACCCGCCCGGACAGGTACTTGCCGGTCAGGGACTCCGGATGCGCCATGACTTCGTCCGGCGAACCCTCGGCCACGATCTGCCCGCCATGGACGCCGGCGCCCGGGCCGATGTCCACCACGTAGTCGGCCAGGCGGATCGCGTCTTCGTCGTGCTCGACCACGATCACCGTGTTGCCGATGTCACGCAGGTGCTTGAGGGTGCCCAGCAGCCGGTCGTTGTCCCGCTGGTGCAGGCCGATGGACGGCTCGTCGAGGATGTACAGGACGCCGACCAGGCCTGCGCCGATCTGGCTGGCCAGGCGGATCCGCTGGGCCTCGCCGCCGGACAGGGTATCGGCGCTGCGGTCCAGCGACAGGTAGTCGAGGCCGACGTTGACCAGGAACTGCAGGCGCTCGCGGATCTCCTTGAGGATCTTGTCGGCGATCTCGCCGCGGCGGCCGGTCATCTTCAGGTCGCCGAAGTAGTCGCAGGCGTCGCCGATCGGCAGGTTGGTCACCGCCGGCAGGGTCTTCTCGCCGACCCATACGTGCCGTGCTTCGCGGCGCAGGCGGGTGCCGCGGCAATCCGGGCAGGCCTGGGTGCTGAGGAACTTGGCGAGTTCCTCGCGCACGCTGGCCGACTCGGTCTCGCGGTAGCGGCGTTCCAGGTTCGGCACGATGCCTTCGAACGGGTGCGAGCGCTTGACGATGTCGCCGCGGTCGTTGAGGTACTTGAAGTCGACGTTCTGCGAGCCGCTGCCGTGCAGGATGTACTTCTGGTGTTCGGCGGACAGCTGGTTGAATGGCTGCTCCAGGCTGAACCCGTAATGGGACGCCAGGGAGCCGAGCATCTGGAAGTAGTAGACGTTTCGCCGGTCCCAGCCGCGGATCGCGCCTTCGGCCAGGGTCAGTTCGCCGTTGACCAGGCGCTTGATGTCGAAGAACTGCTTCACGCCCAGGCCGTCGCAGGTCGGGCAGGCACCGGCCGGATTGTTGAAGGAGAACAGCTTCGGCTCCAGCTCGCTGATGGCGTGGCCGCAGACCGGGCAGGCGAAGCGCGCGGAGAAGATCATCTCCTCGCCCGGTTCGTCGTCCATCGGCGCCACCAGGGCGATGCCGTCCGCCAGCTTCAGCGCGGTCTCGAACGACTCGGCCAGGCGCTGCTGCAGGTCGGCGCGCACCTTGAAGCGGTCGACCACGACTTCGATCGTGTGCTTCTTCTGTTTATCCAGTTTCGGCAGTTCGTCGAGCTCGAAGAGCTTGCCGTTGACCCGGGCCCGGACGAAGCCCTGGGCGCGCAGCTCTTCGAACACCGACAGATGCTCGCCCTTGCGCTCGCGGATCACCGGCGCCAGCAGCATGAGCTTGCTGCCTTCGGGTTCGGCCAGCACCAGGTCGACCATCTGGCTGACGGTCTGCGCCTCCAGCGGGATGTCGTGGTCCGGGCAGCGCGGCGTGCCGACGCGGGCATAGAGCAGGCGCAGGTAGTCGTAGATTTCGGTGATGGTGCCGACCGTGGAGCGCGGGTTGTGCGAGGTCGACTTCTGTTCGATGGAGATCGCCGGCGACAGGCCTTCGATGGTGTCGACGTCGGGCTTTTCCATCATCGACAGGAACTGCCGGGCGTAGGCCGACAGGGACTCGACATAGCGGCGCTGGCCTTCGGCGTACAGCGTGTCGAAGGCCAGGGACGACTTGCCGGATCCGGACAGGCCGGTGATGACGATCAGCTTGTCCCGCGGCAGGGTCAGGTCGATGTTCTTCAGGTTGTGGGTACGGGCCCCACGAATCAGGATCTTGTCCAAAGTGGCCTCGCTCGGCGGGCGTCGAAAACACAGGAGTATAAGGCTAAATACTGGATGGATGCACACTATCGGGCGAAGGGATTTTTCCCTTGCATGAAGAGAATTTCATCTGCACGCGTCATAGCGTCGCGATATATCCCGTCAATCGGTGGGACTGGTAGAATCGCCGCCGGTTCACACGAGGTTTTTCCATGCACGATCCCCACAGCGAACGCATGAGTGGCAGCGAGACCCGCGCGGCGAGCGGTCTGGCCCTGGTGTTCGCCTTCCGTATGCTTGGCATGTTCATGGTGCTGCCGGTGCTGGCGACCTATGGCATGGACCTGGCGGGAGCGACCCCGGCCCTGATCGGGCTGGCGATCGGCGCTTACGGCCTGACCCAGGCGATTTTCCAGATCCCGTTCGGGATCATTTCCGACCGCATCGGCCGCCGGCCGGTGATCTACCTGGGCCTTGTGGTCTTCGCCCTCGGCAGCGTGCTGGCCGCCCAGGCCGATTCGATCTGGGGCGTGATCGCCGGGCGGATCCTGCAGGGCGCCGGTGCGATTTCCGCGGCGGTCATGGCGCTGCTCTCCGACCTGACCCGCGAACAGCACCGCACCAAGGCCATGGCCATGATCGGCATGACCATCGGCCTGTCGTTCGCCGTGGCCATGGTGGTCGGGCCGCTGCTGACCCGCGCGTTCGGCCTGTCCGGCCTGTTCCTGGCCACCGGCGCGATGGCGCTGGTCGGCATCGCGATCATCCTGTTCATGGTGCCGCGCTCCACCGGGCCGCTGAGCCACCGCGAGTCCGGCGTGGCCCGCCAGGCGCTGCTGCCGACGCTCAAGCATCCGGACCTGCTGCGCCTGGACCTGGGCATCTTCGTGCTGCACGCGATGCTGATGTCGAGCTTCGTCGCCTTGCCCCTGGCCCTGGTGGAAAAGGCCGGGCTGCCCAAGGAACAGCACTGGTGGGTCTACCTCACCGCGCTGCTGATCTCGTTCTTCGCCATGATCCCGTTCATCATCTACGGCGAGAAGCGACGCAAAATGAAACGAGTTTTGCTCGGCGCCGTGCTGACGCTGATGCTCACTGAGCTATTCTTCTGGCAGTTCGGCGACAGCCTGCGGGCGCTGGTGATCGGCACGGTGGTGTTCTTCACCGCGTTCAACCTGCTGGAGGCGTCCTTGCCGTCGCTGATCAGCAAGGTGTCGCCGGCGGGCGGGAAGGGCACGGCCATGGGCGTGTACTCCACCAGCCAGTTCC from Pseudomonas ekonensis carries:
- the uvrA gene encoding excinuclease ABC subunit UvrA — encoded protein: MDKILIRGARTHNLKNIDLTLPRDKLIVITGLSGSGKSSLAFDTLYAEGQRRYVESLSAYARQFLSMMEKPDVDTIEGLSPAISIEQKSTSHNPRSTVGTITEIYDYLRLLYARVGTPRCPDHDIPLEAQTVSQMVDLVLAEPEGSKLMLLAPVIRERKGEHLSVFEELRAQGFVRARVNGKLFELDELPKLDKQKKHTIEVVVDRFKVRADLQQRLAESFETALKLADGIALVAPMDDEPGEEMIFSARFACPVCGHAISELEPKLFSFNNPAGACPTCDGLGVKQFFDIKRLVNGELTLAEGAIRGWDRRNVYYFQMLGSLASHYGFSLEQPFNQLSAEHQKYILHGSGSQNVDFKYLNDRGDIVKRSHPFEGIVPNLERRYRETESASVREELAKFLSTQACPDCRGTRLRREARHVWVGEKTLPAVTNLPIGDACDYFGDLKMTGRRGEIADKILKEIRERLQFLVNVGLDYLSLDRSADTLSGGEAQRIRLASQIGAGLVGVLYILDEPSIGLHQRDNDRLLGTLKHLRDIGNTVIVVEHDEDAIRLADYVVDIGPGAGVHGGQIVAEGSPDEVMAHPESLTGKYLSGRVKIEVPAKRTPRNKKQVLSLKGARGNNLRNVDLEIPIGLLTCVTGVSGSGKSTLINNTLFPLSATALNGATTLEAAPHDSIKGLEHLDKVVDIDQSPIGRTPRSNPATYTGLFTPIRELFAGVPEARSRGYGPGRFSFNVKGGRCEACQGDGLIKVEMHFLPDIYVPCDVCKSKRYNRETLEIKYKGKSIHETLEMTIEEAREFFDAVPALARKLQTLMDVGLSYIKLGQSATTLSGGEAQRVKLSRELSKRDTGKTLYILDEPTTGLHFADIQQLLDVLHRLRDHGNTVVVIEHNLDVIKTADWLVDLGPEGGSKGGQIIATGTPEDVAEMKQSHTGHYLKPLLIRDRA
- a CDS encoding MFS transporter, encoding MHDPHSERMSGSETRAASGLALVFAFRMLGMFMVLPVLATYGMDLAGATPALIGLAIGAYGLTQAIFQIPFGIISDRIGRRPVIYLGLVVFALGSVLAAQADSIWGVIAGRILQGAGAISAAVMALLSDLTREQHRTKAMAMIGMTIGLSFAVAMVVGPLLTRAFGLSGLFLATGAMALVGIAIILFMVPRSTGPLSHRESGVARQALLPTLKHPDLLRLDLGIFVLHAMLMSSFVALPLALVEKAGLPKEQHWWVYLTALLISFFAMIPFIIYGEKRRKMKRVLLGAVLTLMLTELFFWQFGDSLRALVIGTVVFFTAFNLLEASLPSLISKVSPAGGKGTAMGVYSTSQFLGSALGGILGGWLFQHGGLSVVFLGCAGLAALWLAFAVTMREPPYVTSLRLPLSPEAIREAGLVERLKALVGVTDAVIVADEAAVYIKLDKELVDRTTLERLVNNPAEAACEA